In the genome of Streptomyces sp. Q6, the window CTCGCGCCCGCGCCCTGGATGGCCGTGTTCCCCGGTCTCGCGGTCGTCGCCGCGACCCTGGCGTTCAACCTGCTCGGCGACGGCCTGCGCGACGTCCTCGACCCCCGTGGAGCGACCCGATGACCACACCCGTTCCCGCCGCACCGGTGCTCAGCGTCCGGGACCTCTCGGTCTCCTTCCGGTCCGACACCCGCACCGTCCACGCCGTGGACCACCTCTCGTACGACGTCCACGCCGGCGAGGTCCTCGCGGTCGTGGGCGAGTCGGGGTGCGGCAAGTCCGTCACGTCGATGGCCGTGATGGGGCTCCTCCCGCCCACCGCGCGCATCACCGGTTCGATCCGGCTCGGCGGGAAGGAACTCGCGGGCGCCGACGACAAGGCGTACGGGAAGATCCGCGGCAAGGACATGGCCATGATCTTCCAGGAGCCCATGACGTCCCTGAACCCGGTGCTCACCATCGGGCGGCAGATCGGCGAGGTGCTCCGCCGCCACCAGGGGCTCGGCAGGAAGGAGGCACGCGCGCGTGCCGTCGAACTCCTCGAACTCGTCGGCATCCCGGCGCCCGCCGAGCGCGTCGACGAGTACCCGCACCAGCTGTCCGGCGGCATGCGCCAGCGCGTGATGATCGCCATCGCGGTCGCCTGCGACCCGACGGTCCTCATCGCCGACGAGCCGACGACGGCCCTCGACGTCACCGTCCAGGCGGGCATCCTGGAAGTGCTCCAGTCGCTGCGCGAGCGACTCGGCACCGCCATCGTGCTCATCACGCACGACCTGGGGGTCGTCGCCGACATCGCCGACCGCGTCCTCGTCATGTACGCGGGCCGCCCCGTCGAACAGGCCCCGGTGGACGAGCTGTTCGCCACACCCCGGCACCCGTACACGCGCGGTCTGCTCTCCGCCGTCCTCAAGCCCGGCGGCACCGGCAAGCGGCGACTGCCCGAGATCCCCGGCCTGGTGCCGAGCCTCGACGCGCAGCCCGACGCCTGCACGTTCGCGCCGCGCTGCGCCCGCGCCGACGACACCTGCACCACCGGCCGCCCCGGCTTCAAGGCGGTCAGCGCCGACGCCGGGGCCGACGCCACGCACCGCGCCGCCTGCTGGCACCCGCACACCCTCCAGGAGGCGATCGCCCCATGAGCACCCCGGTCCTTGAACTCGTCGCCCTGGAACGGCACTTCGCGGGCTCCGGCGGCACCGTGCGCGCCGCCGACGGCGTCACCCTGACCGTCGGCCGCGGCGAGGTCGTCGGCCTCGTCGGCGAGTCCGGCAGCGGCAAGTCGACCGTCGGCCGCTGCGCCGTACGCCTCGACGACCCCACCTCCGGCACGGTCCGGATCAACGGCACGGACGTGACGACCCTGTCGCGGCGCGCCCTTCGACCCCTGCGCAAGGACTTCCACCTGGTCTTCCAGGACCCGTCCTCGTCGCTCGACCCGCGCATGACGGTCGGCGAGATCATCGCCGAACCGATCCGGCTGCACGGCATCGCGAAGACCAAGGAAGCGGCCCGCGCGCGCGTGGCCGAACTCCTCGCCCAGGTAGGACTGCGCCCCGAGCACGCCGACCGGCACCCGCACGAACTCTCGGGCGGCCAGCGCCAGCGCATCTCCATCGCCCGCGCGCTCTCCGTCGACCCCGACCTCCTGGTCGCCGACGAGCCGACGTCCGCGCTCGACGTCTCCGTCCAGGCCTCGGTCCTCAACCTCCTCGCCGACCTTCAGCGCGACCGCGGCTTCGGCTGCCTGTTCATCACGCACGACCTGGCGGCCGTCGAGTTCCTCGCCGACCGGATCGCCGTCATGTACCTGGGCCAGATCGTCGAACAGGCGCCCACGGGCGAGCTGTTCGCCGACCCCAAGCACCCCTACACGCAGGCACTCCTGTCGGCCGCGCCCGTCCCCGACCCGGTCACCCAGCGCACCCGCGAACGCATCGTCCTCAGCGGCGAACTGCCCAGCCCCCTCGCGCCGCCCCCGGGCTGCCGCTTCCACACACGCTGCCCGCTCGCCGTGGACCGCTGCCGCACCGAGGTACCCGTCCTGCGCACCCTGGACGGCGGCCGCGAGGTCTCCTGCCACCTGGTCGCCGACGACGGCACCGCCCCCGACGCGGCCGCCCCTGCCGCCGACTCCTCTCGTACGATCCCGAACACCCGCACCGCCACCCGCTAGGAGCCTCCTTGTTCACCACCCGGCCGACCCTCCAGGGCACCTTCGGCATGGTGTCCTCCACGCACTACCTCGCCTCCCAGTCCGCGATGGCGGTCCTGGAGGACGGCGGCAACGCCTACGACGCCGCCGTCGCCGCGGGCTTCGTCCTGCACGTCGTGGAGCCGCACCTGAACGGGCCCGCGGGCGAGGTGCCGATCATCCTCGCCCCGGCCGGCGGCGAGGTGCGGGTGCTGTGCGGACAGGGCGTGGCCCCGGCCGGTGCCACCGTCGCGCACTACCGGTCACTCGGACTCGACCTGGTCCCCGGCACCGGCCCGCTCGCCGCCGCCGTGCCCGGCGCCTTCGACGCCTGGATGCTTCTTCTGAAGGACCACGGCACAAAGACCCTCGCCGACGTCCTCAAGTACGCGATCGGATACGCCGAGGACGGGCACGCCCCCGTCGAGCGCGTCGGTGAGACCGTCGAGACCGTACGCGAGCTCTTCGAGGACGAGTGGCCCTCGTCCGCCGAGGTCTACCTGGTCGACGGCAAGGCCCCGCAACCCGGTGAGCTGCTGCGCAACCGGCAGCTCGCCGCCACCTGGAAGCGGCTGACGGCCGAGGCCGAAGAGGTGGGCGGCGACCGTGTCGCGCAGATCGAGGAGGCCCGCCGCATATGGCGCGAGGGCTTCATCGCCGAGGCGCTCGTCCGGCAGTCGGGGCGCCCCACGAAGGACACCAGCGGCGAGCGGCACACCGGCACGCTCACCCTGGAGGACCTCGCGTCCTGGGAGGCCGGCTACGAGGCGCCCGCGACGTACGAGTGGAACGGCTGGACGCTGTGCAAGGCCGGCGGCTGGAGCCAGGGCCCCGCCTTCCTCCAGCAGCTCGCCCTGCTCCCGCCCGAACTGCCCGCCTACGGGTCCGCCGACTACGTGCACCTCCTCATCGAGGGCTGCAAGCTCGCGATGGCCGACCGGGAGGCCTGGTACGGCGACGCGGCCGACGTCCCGGTGGACGCCCTGCTGTCGGACGACTACAACGCGGCGCGCCGCACGCTGATCGACCCGGAGAAGGCGTCGCACGAGCTGCGCCCCGGCAGCCCGCTCGGCGGCGAGCCGCGCCTGAGCGCCCACGCCCACGCCGTCGCCTCCGGAGCGCCCGGCTTCGACGCCATGGGGGTCGCGGGCGCGGGCGAGCCCACCGTCGCCAAGAGCCCGGCCTCCCCGGTGCCCGGCGAGCCGGACGTGCGCGAGGACGGACTCACCCGCGGCGACACCTGCCACCTGGACATCGTCGACCGCTGGGGCAACATGGTCGCCGCGACCCCGTCGGGCGGCTGGCTCCAGTCCAACCCGGTCGTCCCCGAGCTCGGCTTCCCGCTCGGCACCCGGCTCCAGATGGCGTGGCTCGACGAGGACCTGCCGAACTCGCTCACCCCGGGCCGCCGCCCCCGTACGACCCTCACCCCGTCCCTCGCCCTGAAGGACGGCGTCCCGGTCATGGCCTTCGGCACCCCGGGCGGCGACCAGCAGGACCAGTGGCAGGTGCACTTCTTCCTCGCCGTGGCGCTGCGCGACCAGGTCCGCGGCGGGCTCGACCTCCAGGGCGCCATCGACGCCCCGAACTGGCACAACGACTCGTTCCCCGGTTCCTTCTTCCCGCGCGGCATGCGGCCGGGCTCCGTCACCGTCGAGTCCCGCATGGACGCCGACGTCGTCGCCGAGCTGCGCCGACGCGGGCACGACGTGACCGTGGGCGACGCCTGGTCCGAGGGGCGCCTGTGCGCGGTCGCCCGTGACCCGCGCACCGGGGTCCTGTCGGCGGCGGCGAACCCGCGGGGCATGCAGGGATACGCCGTCGGCCGCTGACGGCCCACGGCACCCCAGGGGTGGAATCACCGATTTCACGGTGATTCCACCCCCTGTTCACCCTGCCGGTACGCGATGTCAGTGGGGCGTGTTCTCATGGAGCCATGATCGAAACAACGACGGAAAGCATCGACGACTTTCTGCACCACAAGGTCACCGACCGGCTCGTGGCCGACGTCGAGCGCGTCGTCCGCGCCGCGGCCGCCGCCGAGATCACCCCCCGCTTCCGGCAGCTCGCCGCGCACGAGATCGAGGAGAAGAGCGCCCCGCACGACCTCGTCACCGTCGCCGACAAGCGCGCCGAGGAGTACCTCACGCGCGAGCTGGCCGCCCTGCTGCCCGGCTCCTGCGTCGTCGGCGAGGAGGCCGTCGCCGCGGACCCGACGACGTACGAGGCGATACGCGCGGCGGCCCCGGTCTGGATCGTCGACCCGGTCGACGGCACCCGCCAGTTCGTCCACGGCGACCCCGGCTTCTGCACCCTCGTCGCCCTCGCCCTCGACGGAGTCGTCGTCGCCTCGTGGACGTACGCGCCCGCGCTCGACGAGTTCGCCGTGGCCGTCCGCGGACGGGGAGCGCGGCTCGACGGCCGGGTGCTGCCCGCCGGTTCCCCCACGCCGGGCGCCGACCTGCGCGTCGCGACCTCCCACCCCGACTACACCACCGACGACCAGAAGCGCGCCCTGCTCGGCCTGCGCACGGACGGCGTCGCACCGCGCCCCTGCGGCTCGGCCGGCCTGGAGTACCTGGCCGTGGCCCGCGGCGACCTCGACGCCGTCGCGTTCAGCTGGGAGCTGGCCTGGGACCACGCGGCCGGACTGCTCCTCGTCGAGGAGGCGGGCGGCGCGCACCTCACCCGCGCCGGCGTCCCCTTCGCGATCACCGGGGGCAACGCCCTGCCGTTCACCGCGGCCCGCGACGCGGCCACGGCGCGCCGGGTGGCCGGACTGCTGTCGGCCGGAGCCTGACCGGGGGCCTCGGCCCGCCCGGACCGGCCCCGCGTCCGCCGCACCCCCACCCGCGCCCCGGCCCTGTCGGTGGCCGGGCCTATCCTGTGGGAGCAGTGGCCATCGGCTGACGAAGGAGTCCGAAGGTGCCGTCCATGCTCGATGCGGTGGTGGTGGGAGCGGGGCCCAACGGGCTGACCGCCGCTGTCGAACTGGCCAGACGGGGTTTCTCCGTGGCCCTGTTCGAGGCGAAGGACACCGTCGGCGGCGGGTCGCGCACCGAGGAGCTGACGCTGCCCGGCTTCCGCCACGACCCCTGCGCGGCCTCGCACCCCCTGGGGATCAACTCCCCGGCGTTCCGCGCCATGCCGCTGGAGCGGTACGGGCTCACGTGGGTGCAGCCCGCCCTGCCCATGGCGCACCCGTTCCCCGACGGCACGGCCGCCGTGCTGTCCCGGTCCGTCGCCGAGACCGCCGCCTCGTTCGGGCCGCGCGACGCGGGCACCTACCGGCGTCTCGTCGAGCCGCTGCTGCCCCACTGGGACACCCTCGTACGGGACTTCATGTCGCTGCCGCTGAGCGCGCTGCCCCGCGACCCCGTCACCCTCGCCCGGTTCGGTCTCCTCGGACTGCCGCCCGCCACCTGGCAGTTGCGCCGTTTCCGCGACGAGCGGGCGCCCGCCCTGTTCGCGGGACTCGTCGCCCACGTCATCGCCCCGCTCGGCGGCCTCGCGACCACCGCGATCGGCCTCGTCTTCGCCCTCGCCGCGCACGCGCGCGGCTGGCCGATCGCCCGCGGCGGCTCCCAGTCGATCTCGGACGCCCTCGCCGCGTACCTGAAGGACCTCGGCGGCACCGTGCACACCGACTTCGAGGTCAAGCGGCTCGACGACCTGCCGCCCGCCCGCGCCTACATCTTCGACACCTCGCCCACGGCCCTCGCCCGGATCGCGGGGCTCGGGGGCTACTACGACCGCTTCCGCTACGGAGCGAGCGTCTTCAAGGTCGACTACGCACTGGACGGACCCGTGCCGTGGACGGCGAAGGAGGCCCGCTCGGCCGGCACGGTGCAGGTGGGTCCCTACCGCTCCGACATCGACACCGCGCTGCGCGCCGCCTCCCGCGAAGGCCGCGGGCCCGAGTCGCCGTTCCTCATCACCGTGCAGCCCACCGTCACCGACCCGACGCGCGCACCCGAGGGCAAGCACACGTTCTGGGCGTACGGTCATGTGCCCAACGGCTGGGACGGTGACCTGACGGACGCCATCGAGCGCCAGCTGGAGCGCTTCGCCCCGGGGTTCAGGGACCTGGTGCTCGCCCGCGCCACGGCGGGCCCGCCCGAGCTCGCCTCCCGCAACGCCAACTACGTGGGCGGCGACATCGCCTCGGGCGCCGCCAGCGGTCTCCAACTGCTGCTGCGCCCCAAGCTGTCCCTGTCCCCGTACACCACCCCGCACCCGGCCGTCTTCATCTGCTCGTCGTCCACGCCGCCGGGCCCCGGCGTCCACGGCATGTCGGGACACAACGCGGCGAAGGCCGTCTGGCGCAAGCTGCGGGCCTCGTCATGAGCGACCGGACAGCTCCCCGACCGGTCCTGGTCCAGGGCGACATCACCGAGCAGCGGGCGGACGCGATCGTCAACGCGGCGAACTCGTCCCTGCTCGGCGGCGGGGGAGTGGACGGCGCGATCCACCGGCGCGGCGGCCCCGAGATCCTCGCCGCGTGCCGCAAGCTGCGCGCCTCTCACTACGGCAAGGGACTCGCGACCGGGCGGGCCGTGGCGACGACCGCGGGCCGGCTCCCCGCACACCACGTCATCCACACCGTCGGCCCCCGCTGGTCCGCCACCGAGGACCGCTCCGAACTCCTCGCGTCCTGCTACCGCGAGTCGCTGCGCGTGGCCGACGAGCTGGGCGCCCGTACCGTCGCCTTCCCCGCGATCTCGACCGGGATCTACGGATGGCCGCTGGACGACGGCGCCCGGATCGCCGTCGAGACGGTACGCGCGACGCGGAGCACGTGCGTGGAGGAGGTGCGCTTCGTGGTCTTCGACGAGTCCGCGCGGGCCGCGTTCGCCGCGCACCTGGGGGAACCCGGCGCCTGAAGGTCGATGTCGGATTCTCGCCAGCCAGGCCACTCACCATGCCCGATGCTGGATACATGCCCACAGAGAAGGCGATCGAGAAGGGGACCGGAGCGGTCCCCGTCAGCCGCGCGGGAACCGCCGCCATGCACACCGACACCGAGCGCTGCGTCCGGGCGGTCCAGGCCAAGGACACCCGGTTCGACGGCGTCTTCTTCACCGCCGTCCTGACCACCCGCATCTATTGCAGGCCCGGCTGCCCCGTCGTGCCGCCCAAGCCGCGGAACATGGTGTTCTACCCGAGCGCCGCCGCCTGCCAGCAGGCCGGGTTCCGCGCCTGCAAGCGCTGCCGGCCCGACACCAGCCCCGGCTCCCCCGAGTGGAACCAGCGGGCCGACCTCACCGCCCGCGCCATGCGTCTGATCGGTGACGGCGTCGTGGACCGTGACGGCGTCCCCGGCCTCGCCCGCAGGCTCGGCTACAGCGAGCGCCAGATCGAACGGCAGCTGCTCGCCGAGCTGGGCGCCGGGCCTCTCGCCCTGGCCCGCGCGCAGCGCGCCCAGACCGCCCGCCTGCTCATCGAGACGACCGGACTGCCCATGGCGGACGTGGCGTTCGCCGCCGGGTTCGCCTCCATCCGCACCTTCAACGACACCGTCCGCGAGGTCTTCGCCCTCTCCCCGAGCGAACTGCGCACCCGCGCGCCCCAGGGCCGCACCGCGGCGCCCGGAGCGATCACGCTCCGCCTCCCGTTCCGCGCCCCGCTCACCCCCGACAACCTCTTCGGACACCTCGCCGCCACCGCCGTACCCGGCGTCGAGGAGTGGCGCGACGGCGCGTACCGCCGCACGCTCCGGCTCCCGTACGGGCACGGCATCGTGGCGCTCACCCCCGGCCCCGAGTTCATCGGCTGCCGGCTGATCCTCACCGACCAGCGCGATCTGACCGTCGCCATCAGCCGCTGCCGCCGCCTGCTCGACCTCGACGCCGACCCGGTGGCCGTGGACGACCGGCTGCGCACCGATCCGCTGCTCGCGCCGCTGGTGGACAAGGCGCCGGGGCGCCGGGTGCCGCGCACCGTCGACGAGGCCGAGTTCGCCGTACGGGCCGTGCTCGGCCAGCAGGTCTCCACCGCGGCCGCCCGCACCCACGCCGCCCGGCTCGTCCTCGCCCACGGCGACCCGGTCGAGGACCCGGAGGGCGGCCTCACCCACCTCTTCCCCGGGGCGCACGCCCTGGCGGACCTCGACCCCGAGTCCCTCGCGCTGCCCCGCAGCCGCCGCACCACCCTGCTCACCCTCGTACGCCGACTCGCCGACGGGGCGCTGACGTTGGGCCCCGAGTCCGACTGGGAGGAGACCCGGGTCCGGCTCGCCGAGCTGCCCGGATTCGGCCCCTGGACCATCGAGGCCATCGCCATGCGCGCCCTCGGCGACCCGGACGCCTTCCTGCCCACCGACCTCGGGATGCGGCGCGCCGCACAGGAGTTGGGGCTGCCGCACACCCCGGCCGCGCTCACCGCACGCGCGGCGGCCTGGCGCCCCTGGCGGGCGTACGCGACCCAGTACCTCTGGGCCACCGACGACCACCCGATCAACGTCCTCCCGGCGTAGGACCCGCGCCGGCAACGACGCGCGAGCAGACGCAGAAACAGTCGCAGAAACCGATACAGAAACCGATACAGGAACCGGCGCGGGAACCGCCGCCAGACCCTGTGTAAGGAATCCGAGCCATGCCCACGCGCATCCAGCACACGATCATCGACAGCCCCTACGGTCCCCTCACGCTCGTCGCCACCGACGGCACCCTGTCCGGCCTCTACATGACCGACCAGCGCCACCGCCCCGCCGAGGAGACGTTCGGGGAGCGCGACGACCGCCCCTTCGGCGCCGCCGTCGACCAGCTGCACGCCTATTTCCAGGGCGAGTTGACTGTGTTCGACCTGCCGCTGCACCTGCACGGCACCGCCTTCCAGCAGTCCGTGTGGCGCCGGCTCCAGCAGATCCCGTACGGGCAGACGCGGACCTACGGCGAACTCGCCGAAGCCCTCGGCAAGCCCGCCGCGTCCCGCGCCGTCGGCCTCGCCAACGGCAAGAACCCGGTCGGCGTGATCGTCCCCTGCCACCGTGTCATCGGGGCGAACGGCAGCCTCACCGGCTACGGCGGCGGCCTCGACCGCAAGCGGCGCCTGCTCGACTTCGAGCGCGGCACCGCCCTCTTCTGAGCGGACAGGCCGTAGGGCCTGTCCGGCGGATCGTGTCGCGGACGCGGAAGGGTACGGGCCACCCGACCCGCGACCTGATCCGCCGGACAGGCCCCTAGGCGACGACGAGCTCCTCCAGAAGTCGCGGCAGCGCCGTGCCGATCGGTTCGCGGACGACCTCGTCGGCCAGTTCGTCGTACGGGGTCGGCTCCGCGTTCACCACGACCAGCCGGGCGCCGTGCTGCGGGGCGAGTCCGGCCAGGCCCGCAGCCGGCTGCACCTGGAGGCTGGAGCCGACCGCGAAGAACACCTGGCAGGCCTTGGTGATCGACACGGCCTCGCCGAGCACCACCGGGTCGAGGTGCTCGCCGAACATCACCGTCGTCGACTTGAGAATGCCACCGCAGCTCAGGCAGTCCGGGTCGTCCTCGCCCGCGTCGACGCGGGCGAGCGCCGTCTCCATGGGCCCGCGCTCCCCGCACTGCGTGCAGATGAACTTCCGCGCGGAGCCGTGCAGTTCGAGCACCTTGCGGGCCGGCAGACCGGCGAGCTGGTGCAGCCCGTCCACGTTCTGCGTGAGGACCCGTACCGCCACCCCGGCCGCCGACAGGTCCGCGATGGCGCGGTGCGCCGCGTTCGGCTCGGCGGTCAGCGTGCGGTTGCGGCGCCGCACCTGCCAGGCGCGGCGCCGGATCTCCGGATCGTTCATGTAGTACTCGTACGTGACGAGTTTCTCGGCGTCGGGATCCTTGGTCCACACCCCGCTCGGGCCGCGGTAGTCAGGAATCCCTGAGTCTGTGCTGACACCGGCACCGGTGAGGATCGCGACGAGAGTCATGACCTCAACGGTAGGTCAGGCAGCCTCCTCCGCGTCCACCGGTTTCGGAATGAGCATCGACGTGAACAGGGCCGCGACGATGAGTACGAGACCCGCCACGACACCCGCGCTGTACCCGCCGACCGACGAACCGTCGGCCGGGGCGACCGCGTCCATGGCCGCGTACAGGACGACGAAGCTCAGTCCCGCGCCGAGGTTGAAGCAGCCGGCGTTGAGCCCCGGCAGGAAGCCGGGGTTCTCGTCCGGGGAGAGCAGGATGCCGAGGCCGTTGAGCATGATGTTGACCGTGCCCGCGTACGTCACACCGAGCAGGATCGAGACGGTGAGCAGCAGGCCCGAGGAGTCGGTCTGGAGCGTCAGCAGGGCGAGGACCGTGGCGGCGGCGGTGGCGATCAGGCCGATGCGCAGGATGCGGCCGTAGCCGAAGGTCGCCGCGAGTCGCCCGGAGACGGGGCCCATGGCGAGACCGGCGAGGGCGTACGGGGTCAGCGTCCACCAGGTGGCGCCCTCGGCGCCGAGGCCGAGACCGACCGCGGTGTCCTGGGCGAAGCCCGG includes:
- a CDS encoding ABC transporter ATP-binding protein, whose amino-acid sequence is MTTPVPAAPVLSVRDLSVSFRSDTRTVHAVDHLSYDVHAGEVLAVVGESGCGKSVTSMAVMGLLPPTARITGSIRLGGKELAGADDKAYGKIRGKDMAMIFQEPMTSLNPVLTIGRQIGEVLRRHQGLGRKEARARAVELLELVGIPAPAERVDEYPHQLSGGMRQRVMIAIAVACDPTVLIADEPTTALDVTVQAGILEVLQSLRERLGTAIVLITHDLGVVADIADRVLVMYAGRPVEQAPVDELFATPRHPYTRGLLSAVLKPGGTGKRRLPEIPGLVPSLDAQPDACTFAPRCARADDTCTTGRPGFKAVSADAGADATHRAACWHPHTLQEAIAP
- a CDS encoding oligopeptide/dipeptide ABC transporter ATP-binding protein, which encodes MSTPVLELVALERHFAGSGGTVRAADGVTLTVGRGEVVGLVGESGSGKSTVGRCAVRLDDPTSGTVRINGTDVTTLSRRALRPLRKDFHLVFQDPSSSLDPRMTVGEIIAEPIRLHGIAKTKEAARARVAELLAQVGLRPEHADRHPHELSGGQRQRISIARALSVDPDLLVADEPTSALDVSVQASVLNLLADLQRDRGFGCLFITHDLAAVEFLADRIAVMYLGQIVEQAPTGELFADPKHPYTQALLSAAPVPDPVTQRTRERIVLSGELPSPLAPPPGCRFHTRCPLAVDRCRTEVPVLRTLDGGREVSCHLVADDGTAPDAAAPAADSSRTIPNTRTATR
- a CDS encoding gamma-glutamyltransferase family protein codes for the protein MFTTRPTLQGTFGMVSSTHYLASQSAMAVLEDGGNAYDAAVAAGFVLHVVEPHLNGPAGEVPIILAPAGGEVRVLCGQGVAPAGATVAHYRSLGLDLVPGTGPLAAAVPGAFDAWMLLLKDHGTKTLADVLKYAIGYAEDGHAPVERVGETVETVRELFEDEWPSSAEVYLVDGKAPQPGELLRNRQLAATWKRLTAEAEEVGGDRVAQIEEARRIWREGFIAEALVRQSGRPTKDTSGERHTGTLTLEDLASWEAGYEAPATYEWNGWTLCKAGGWSQGPAFLQQLALLPPELPAYGSADYVHLLIEGCKLAMADREAWYGDAADVPVDALLSDDYNAARRTLIDPEKASHELRPGSPLGGEPRLSAHAHAVASGAPGFDAMGVAGAGEPTVAKSPASPVPGEPDVREDGLTRGDTCHLDIVDRWGNMVAATPSGGWLQSNPVVPELGFPLGTRLQMAWLDEDLPNSLTPGRRPRTTLTPSLALKDGVPVMAFGTPGGDQQDQWQVHFFLAVALRDQVRGGLDLQGAIDAPNWHNDSFPGSFFPRGMRPGSVTVESRMDADVVAELRRRGHDVTVGDAWSEGRLCAVARDPRTGVLSAAANPRGMQGYAVGR
- a CDS encoding inositol monophosphatase family protein codes for the protein MIETTTESIDDFLHHKVTDRLVADVERVVRAAAAAEITPRFRQLAAHEIEEKSAPHDLVTVADKRAEEYLTRELAALLPGSCVVGEEAVAADPTTYEAIRAAAPVWIVDPVDGTRQFVHGDPGFCTLVALALDGVVVASWTYAPALDEFAVAVRGRGARLDGRVLPAGSPTPGADLRVATSHPDYTTDDQKRALLGLRTDGVAPRPCGSAGLEYLAVARGDLDAVAFSWELAWDHAAGLLLVEEAGGAHLTRAGVPFAITGGNALPFTAARDAATARRVAGLLSAGA
- a CDS encoding NAD(P)/FAD-dependent oxidoreductase encodes the protein MLDAVVVGAGPNGLTAAVELARRGFSVALFEAKDTVGGGSRTEELTLPGFRHDPCAASHPLGINSPAFRAMPLERYGLTWVQPALPMAHPFPDGTAAVLSRSVAETAASFGPRDAGTYRRLVEPLLPHWDTLVRDFMSLPLSALPRDPVTLARFGLLGLPPATWQLRRFRDERAPALFAGLVAHVIAPLGGLATTAIGLVFALAAHARGWPIARGGSQSISDALAAYLKDLGGTVHTDFEVKRLDDLPPARAYIFDTSPTALARIAGLGGYYDRFRYGASVFKVDYALDGPVPWTAKEARSAGTVQVGPYRSDIDTALRAASREGRGPESPFLITVQPTVTDPTRAPEGKHTFWAYGHVPNGWDGDLTDAIERQLERFAPGFRDLVLARATAGPPELASRNANYVGGDIASGAASGLQLLLRPKLSLSPYTTPHPAVFICSSSTPPGPGVHGMSGHNAAKAVWRKLRASS
- a CDS encoding O-acetyl-ADP-ribose deacetylase, translating into MSDRTAPRPVLVQGDITEQRADAIVNAANSSLLGGGGVDGAIHRRGGPEILAACRKLRASHYGKGLATGRAVATTAGRLPAHHVIHTVGPRWSATEDRSELLASCYRESLRVADELGARTVAFPAISTGIYGWPLDDGARIAVETVRATRSTCVEEVRFVVFDESARAAFAAHLGEPGA
- a CDS encoding AlkA N-terminal domain-containing protein; its protein translation is MHTDTERCVRAVQAKDTRFDGVFFTAVLTTRIYCRPGCPVVPPKPRNMVFYPSAAACQQAGFRACKRCRPDTSPGSPEWNQRADLTARAMRLIGDGVVDRDGVPGLARRLGYSERQIERQLLAELGAGPLALARAQRAQTARLLIETTGLPMADVAFAAGFASIRTFNDTVREVFALSPSELRTRAPQGRTAAPGAITLRLPFRAPLTPDNLFGHLAATAVPGVEEWRDGAYRRTLRLPYGHGIVALTPGPEFIGCRLILTDQRDLTVAISRCRRLLDLDADPVAVDDRLRTDPLLAPLVDKAPGRRVPRTVDEAEFAVRAVLGQQVSTAAARTHAARLVLAHGDPVEDPEGGLTHLFPGAHALADLDPESLALPRSRRTTLLTLVRRLADGALTLGPESDWEETRVRLAELPGFGPWTIEAIAMRALGDPDAFLPTDLGMRRAAQELGLPHTPAALTARAAAWRPWRAYATQYLWATDDHPINVLPA
- a CDS encoding methylated-DNA--[protein]-cysteine S-methyltransferase, which translates into the protein MPTRIQHTIIDSPYGPLTLVATDGTLSGLYMTDQRHRPAEETFGERDDRPFGAAVDQLHAYFQGELTVFDLPLHLHGTAFQQSVWRRLQQIPYGQTRTYGELAEALGKPAASRAVGLANGKNPVGVIVPCHRVIGANGSLTGYGGGLDRKRRLLDFERGTALF
- a CDS encoding SIR2 family NAD-dependent protein deacylase, which codes for MTLVAILTGAGVSTDSGIPDYRGPSGVWTKDPDAEKLVTYEYYMNDPEIRRRAWQVRRRNRTLTAEPNAAHRAIADLSAAGVAVRVLTQNVDGLHQLAGLPARKVLELHGSARKFICTQCGERGPMETALARVDAGEDDPDCLSCGGILKSTTVMFGEHLDPVVLGEAVSITKACQVFFAVGSSLQVQPAAGLAGLAPQHGARLVVVNAEPTPYDELADEVVREPIGTALPRLLEELVVA